One Primulina huaijiensis isolate GDHJ02 chromosome 8, ASM1229523v2, whole genome shotgun sequence genomic region harbors:
- the LOC140983103 gene encoding AAA-ATPase At3g50940-like, with protein MHFSYESLPPPNKILTAAASVAASIILLKSIVNDLVPPQFHTYLTSSIKKLSTKLTVVIEEFEGLTSNHMFEAANVYLGTKISPSTQRVKVNKPLKQEELSVTVDNNQEIMDFHDGVKLQWILLSSSIKRATQGNKNSNQKTELRYFELSFHKKFKDTVLKVYLPYILRKAKEIKEEIKTVRLHTVDYNGTDYWSSVVLNHPATFDTMAIDFDVKKKMIEDLNRFVKGKDYYRRVGKAWKRGYLFYGPPGTGKSSLVAAMANYLKFDVYDLDLREVQCNSDLRRLLIGTSNRSILVIEDIDCNVGMHNRETDSAAAEDKITLSGILNFIDGLWSSCGDERIIVFTTNHKDRLDSALLRPGRMDVHLEMSYCTFNGFKILSANYLRIEEHGQFAVIEELLTKVKVTPAEVAGELMKSEDADTALLCCIKLLLDKEKIQSKTQYS; from the exons ATGCATTTCTCATACGAATCTCTGCCCCCTCCCAACAAGATTCTGACAGCAGCGGCATCTGTAGCTGCCTCCATAATTCTCCTAAAATCAATTGTCAATGACCTTGTTCCTCCTCAGTTCCACACATATCTCACTTCCTCCATCAAAAAACTCTCCACCAAACTCACTGTTGTCATAGAAGAATTCGAGGGCCTTACTTCAAATCACATGTTTGAGGCAGCTAATGTATATTTGGGCACCAAAATCTCCCCCTCCACACAAAGAGTCAAGGTGAATAAGCCCCTGAAACAGGAGGAGTTATCCGTAACAGTCGATAATAACCAAGAAATCATGGATTTCCATGATGGGGTTAAGTTACAGTGGATCTTGCTGTCATCTTCCATCAAACGGGCAACTCAAGGGAACAAAAATAGCAATCAGAAAACCGAGCTACGATACTTTGAATTGAGTTTTCACAAGAAATTTAAAGATACTGTGTTGAAAGTTTATTTGCCATACATATTGAGGAAAGCAAAGGAGATCAAGGAAGAAATAAAGACGGTTAGGCTGCATACTGTTGATTACAATGGCACAGATTATTGGAGCTCGGTTGTCTTGAACCATCCTGCAACATTTGATACAATGGCAATAGATTTTGatgtgaagaagaagatgattgAGGATCTGAATAGATTTGTAAAGGGGAAGGATTATTATAGGAGAGTTGGGAAGGCTTGGAAAAGAGGGTACTTGTTTTATGGTCCACCGGGGACAGGAAAATCGAGTTTGGTGGCAGCCATGGCTAATTATCTCAAGTTTGATGTCTATGATTTGGATTTGAGAGAAGTACAGTGCAATTCAGATTTGAGAAGGCTGTTGATTGGCACGTCGAATCGGTCTATACTTGTAATAGAGGACATTGATTGCAATGTGGGAATGCACAACAGAGAGACTGATAGCGCAGCAGCTGAGGACAAG ATAACATTGTCGGGAATACTTAACTTCATTGATGGCTTGTGGTCGAGCTGTGGAGATGAGAGAATCATAGTCTTCACAACAAATCACAAGGATCGGTTAGACTCAGCCCTGTTGAGACCGGGTCGCATGGACGTGCACTTGGAGATGTCCTACTGCACATTCAATGGTTTCAAGATACTTTCAGCCAATTATCTGAGGATAGAGGAACACGGACAATTCGCTGTGATTGAGGAGCTTTTGACAAAAGTGAAGGTGACACCAGCTGAAGTTGCAGGAGAGCTCATGAAAAGTGAGGATGCAGATACTGCTCTACTATGTTGTATCAAACTCCTTTTGGACAAAGAAAAGATTCAAAGCAAAACTCAATACAGTTGA